Below is a genomic region from Rosa chinensis cultivar Old Blush chromosome 5, RchiOBHm-V2, whole genome shotgun sequence.
gaggctatcacccgagcctgggaggctcactcatacagctatcatcttcccctacttattatattattttgactagcagggctagtccgatttctcttaatcagcggggctggtatgtttaCACGAGATTTTTTAGTtcaaagaaatatgttttacaacgttgcatgcatcgaggttttataaatttaaataagtgggaaagtactcaagtttgcttcatttaaattataTTGATTATttagttttgtccactcactttAACgtattttcaatacttttcccctgggcctttcggtttcaaatgcgcagtttgcaggctagattagttgaggtcggacgTACATGAAGTTAGTTGAGGCATGGCCAACAACACCGCTTCCGTATTCAATTTTATccatgttttccttgtttacctttgatattagattgctctgataacctataggattaatgttgttaagttgagatttgtgtagtgtgaattggaagatgttgtAGAGTTGTTTAGTTTtgagagcagggtggctccatgAGTTTTTGGAGGGTTATTTAGAAGTGTGAATGTATTTTTACAGGTTTTGGATAGTctattttaggggtgactctgccgaattttggtaaaattattCCTAAGGTGGACCCCATaaggccacttcggatttcagggtgaaattagGGGCGGGTCATGTCATTATggctcaaggcttctcacaaaacgccctaaaatcgactacaatgagacatattctctcgtaatggatgttgttgcactccactaccctgtcagtttggtagtttcctaataactgaatatgcagcttacaaatgtggtcactgtgtatctctatggggatcaagatacggaatatacatgaaggttcatagtgaacgtcaattacccaagtcaagtggctctagaccacggagcgcgtttacaataaggttgaaatgctcactaaagtgactacttgattaggaagggatatgcccacgcgttttcataacaagtttcggattctatcgcagttcatgttgAACATGATCTTctttggaagcccttaaagagttaagggaaaccgctgaacacttgaaatccgagtttgagatgaaggattttgggagaacacgattatgtctcggtttgaaacttgagcatcatgttgatagatgcttaggcattttgataaggtCAAGCCTCctagcacccccatgatcgtccgtagtcttgatcctgaaatgGATGTTCtacgtccaaaggatgatgatgaagatatgctagaggcagaagtgccttatttaagtacaataggagcattattgtacttagctcaatgcacaagaacggacatctcatttgcactAAACCTTTTAGCTAAGGTAtggctttgcgccaacgcgacgccattggattggtgtaaaaaatatccttcggtacttgagatgtacgattgatatgggcttgttctatccctacagagagaaaagattgattcggacccatcacacaccaagaaCGCCGCCAATATTGGCCctcgtcctctatccccatcccaaaacaacatgtgttttggaaggttttgctgatattgggtatctctctgacccacacaaaggtcattcccaaactagttaagtgttcaccatgggtaaagaccgtgatatcttggaggtttatAGAATAGACcttagtcactatatcttcaaacaatgcagagattattgcttttcatgaagtggttcgtaaatgtatatggatttgatccataattacgcatgttcgaacaattgtggtttgaagtctaccacaaatgagcctacgagcatttaagataatgctgcttgttttgaaaaaatgaagcaatgctacatcaaaagcgacaacactaagcataatcaacaacaacagactctcctcaagatcaaagtgaactaggttcgatctgaggacagtgtggcagacttgctcactaagtcattgcctaaatttcactttcgagaaacgtgttggtagcatcgtttgcggaagttatccaaactcccatgaccgtagtcatcagggggagatgtctacatgtaaggtcttgaaacgtgaagggtgtgttgttctctttttccccttcgaccgaggttatttttgtttcactgggtttttgttactcgataaGGTTTTTattgaggcaacgagaggagcaccatggttgggcgacacaagggggagtgttcaagtaaattcagaatatgtgtctggcccaaactctaggtttagaattagagatattctcggagatattcattgatatccaattaattgtagagaaaattagatataaacccaaaaatataaGCTTCTATTGAGAAAAAcccatagatatttttctttcaatttacacCCATTCTACATAAGCAAACCTTCCATATAAAGTATATGTCTATAATTAATggtttttctcattcttttgaTATATCTAATATGCCCTTCTGATTATGGAGGGTTAAATTAAGTAACTTGCTTAATCTTATcatccatttgaatttgaaatattaagctAAAAAATCAATCATAATCAATTACGTCCTTAATTTCTTCCTTACTTTATATTTTGATTACTGACTTgaatatatatttctatatatacTCATTACAATAGTAGCTCATTTCTAGCACAAATTTCAATTATTGTTTTCCTTATATGTAGGTATTTTGTTTTCGaatagattttcaattttcttttccttgatggggtcaattattgtttcaaaagatgaaaagagattttgattcaatCACTGGGAGAAAATATTTTTCTTGCTTGAAAGAAATGGCGGGGGGCAAGCAGGTATGATACTTCTTTCTTGTGTCTATGAAGAACGACTAAAGATATGTTCTTAAAGCttttgttattgtgttttcaCTTCTAGGCTCACACTCGGTggctctctatattctcaaaaGATTTCTAATTATAAGATATGTATCTTGTTCTTGgattactttcttcttctttttaggtatattgtcatattaatcCCATGATAGCTTTCTACTCTCAACAACTACATTTCTAATTTATCTACTAAGTAATTAGATGTAAGTGAGGAGTGAATACCATGAACCTTCAATCTAAAAAAAGGTCGTATCTTCTACAATCATAGGTATAATATAATAGAAAACCTAATAAAGAGGTATgatacaaaaaaaacaaaaaaaaatgatcgtAATATAGAGGTGTCTGTGtcatacaaaaagaaacaaaaagaaacctcCTATATATTAgatacatacttgaaatcaaattaactaGAAGAAGTGTTCTGATGATCAAGTACTTTATTATATAGGTATACGCATATATTATAGAGACTTTCAACCTAATAAACATGATCAACTTGCAATGATAGAATACCTAAAAAAGAAGCTGATGTTGAAAatgcaaggttctaaaaatcggcgcCTAGccccgcctaggcgctaggcgcagCTATACCGTTCCGATTCTCCCCTAGTCGAGCGAGCTGGGCATTAGGAATAAAGTCGGCTGCCTAGGCGGCTCTGGGCGGCTCTGCCTGGGCGCTGGACGACTAGgcagcttcttttttttttttcttttaatcctTGTCAAAACTCAACAATGAAGATTCATTCTCTCAACTAAAAACTCAATCCTCTGACTTGATCAAAGCAACGAAGATCGATGGGTTGTGCTTTGGAAGAGTAGACTTTCGCTTTTGGCTTCATTGTTGACGAGATCGGGAAAAGAGAACTTTAGgagacgaggaggaggagggcgaGAGGAACGTAATTAGGAGCGCTGCAGAATTGAATAACGTTGATGGGGCTGTACGTGGATGAATTTTCAGATCAGCGGCAAAGCTTCTTTGGAAGATAGGACCAGGGAGgaggggggaagagagagagagagcactgCGGCACATATTTCCTTACTCTTCTAGATTAGCTGATACACCCAGCTGCCAGCAATGACTTTATATTTATCTTTTCAAAAACAACATTATAAAATCATTATATTGTTTAAAGAgaatgaaagaaagagagaaagagagctggAAGAGAGACAAGAGTGGAAGAATACTAGAATAGTGGGAGGTTGGAATTGAGCCGAAGTCTCAAGTtgttaatttaattttattattattattattattattattattattattattattattttaggaGAAAAATGTTAACCAACAAATGGTGGAGGCCCAACCCGAACTTGTCAATGAGCTATGTCTTAGTACATGCCATTCTTTATATTTTCAAAGATtatctatatattttattttttatttatataattatttgttataaaaataaaataaaaataaaatataaaaataaaaacccccTAGGCGGGGCGCTAGGCCTTgagtcaccgcccgactagcgcctagcgttttttagaaccttgtgaaaatgattctaataaataggttgatatgaaaatttCTAGAAATCAAGTTAGCTAAACATACCTGTCTAATCTTTAGGTTGTAATTAACCTCTGAATTCAtaaaattatgtaaaaaaagatccataattctagcaatcatgatgaatttaatgaaaattgcaATAATAATGGGACCAATAAAAAAGATCTACAATTAAGGTATTTAAAGATGACGTTAATTTTGCTAGTTGACTTATATTTGCCAGATTTAAATTATGGCAATTTGTGTAATtcttcaaaaaatgaaatttaataTTTTATCCTACTTGGCAATAATTGGGtgtaaattgaaaagaaataataggTGGGTTTTTTCTATTAGATCTTTTAGAAATTGGGTGTAAAATGAAATGCCccttaattgtacgattatctttccttgtacaactttgattctatgtcttgtaatcctctatataaagaggcccctataatcaatgaaagcacgactcaattctctctcaatttcagttttccttaaacagttttagaaccttttttttttttttaaaagaaaagaaagaaaaagcttCCATTTATTTTCGATCATGTGTTAAATCATTTGCAGATATACAACATCAAGGGATTCCGGGGTCCCAAATATGTGCTATACATTTAcagcacgtttacttacttggaaggaaagggaatgattacggggtaaaaacattcctgcgtttactaacacataaaggaatcggaatgattctgGGTAAAAGAAGTCCtgcatttactaacacatgaaggaatcagaatgaatGTACGTAGATCCCCTCTcgttatcaggaatcgattcctgaatactcaagaattcgattacgaaggggggagatgggtttaggaatcattcatccggaatcaataccgattcatttcttctcccattccacttgtctccgattcatgattattctccattccaagtaagtaaacgtgccattagGATAGACTCGCAGATTTCACACAAATGAGTGTCTTAATTGTTGCGAAATTTACAAGTTCATCCATTGTTAATTGCGGATCAGGAAATTAAAAGGGGATTTTCTTTGCAACCGTTTTCCTTCCATCTTCCTGCATAAACAATTCCAGAAATGACATACAGGGGGATACTTTGCTTTGTGATCCATGGCAACTTCTCGATCAATTTCTGTTTAATCAATACGACGACTTTGTAACTTGGATTTGCTCCTTCATATATGATTGCTCCTTAACATATCAATTATTATTAGGACCATAGTGGAAAGTACGTAGAAAGTGAATTTAACTAGAAACAGAGAAGCTTTCTCAACAGGTCTATATTTGTTGATGCCTATTGAGATTCACTGATTCAGCCAGGGTCTGTGTCACAACTTTGTAGTTCCAAAAGTTGCTTTACAATACTCGCATATACAGCTACCACTGAGAGACTCATCAAGGTTCAGTTTCCAGATCTCATTCTATGTCTCTGTTCATTTGCAAAGTGACTGTTTCCAACTTTCCATAGATCCAACGTGCATGTCATTTTTCTACCCATGACACGTCTTTGCTCTACTAGCAGGATGGGACTAAGGCTGAACATTCTGGAATGGCCCTCTTCCAGTTTCAATTATTAGTGATGGTGATCAATGATCATAAGGACTCGAGAATAGGACTCGCAACAAATTCATTGTATCTTTTCTCACTATCTAAATGCCTAGGGTCCATCTATAAAATTGATGAGCAAACTACTAAAGATCGTCAAAATGTATTTACTAAAACCATAACAAACATAGTTAATTAGTAAAATAAACGACgggtgttaaaggaaaaatgtgcgtatttgtttttcattgattttcttttcttctttaatttttggtttggaaaataaataaataatctgactaaaaaataaggaaaaaatgaGCAAATTTACCCATGTGTGAGCATGTGTGAAAATGCTAGTCTATAGAATACAAAAAAGTCTATCTTCTAAAGTACACGTATTTTAACGAATTTTTTAAAAGTATAAAATTAGATTGATTTTTCTCTGATGTCCAAAAGAGACAAGTTGGATTGTTTTTTAAGAAACATtagcttgtttttatttttatataataccctttagggagcttctattcatacctctaaaattagCCTTTAAACCTCTCTACTtgatagacctccaacttacttttacatataatcaatatgctatctacacctccctaattttcccacaatACCCTtcatccaataaaatcaataaaagccttattattttttttttaatacatgtATTCTAAATGTGTGTTGCTAAATGAACCCAAACAAACATCTTAACACACCtagcaaatttttttattatcattCATTTCCAACTTGATAGATATCCAGTGTCCTCTCCTATTAATTTTTCTAAACCCTATATTCAAAACCTCTAACATTACCCAGCGTCCTCTCCTACATTGAGAGACACCCATGTTTTATATTTCACATGGTTTCAACAAATCATTGAACTTCCATTGGCGATTATCATCTTTTGGAGCATTGGTGTTCAATAGGGTTGcaaaaaaatttggttttgtGAGATTGAGATTCTCTATTGCAACATACCTGGTAGGAAATTAAAGCAAAGCCATGCATCTTTGTTGTCTTTATTTCATATGAACTTATACATGTCAAGAAGAAAAGGTCAATTAAAGGTCCAATTGATCCAAAGAAAGTAACTGACCATAGTAGCATGACCTATAATTGCAGAGATATATGTTAAGGATGAGAGATTACCCAAGAAACATCATCTCAATCTACAAGGTCAAGAACGAAGTAAGTGACGTCTTCAATAGATTTTGATCTATATTTTAGGATTTATAGTGGAGGAGAAGGTTTTTTCCAAGTTGAAGACAACGTATTGTTCGTGGAGGTAAGAAGAgacttttttttcctctcttttttgtgtctttattggttatttgatatgagttgacaaagttaaCTATCActtggaaaaagagagaggtctAAGTgccaaatttggaggtatgaatagaaactccctaCCCTTTAAATCTAAACTGTCCAAAGCTGTGTCGATACATTAATTTCGTTGTCTTCTAGATTCTAGATCGTAAATTAAGTCATTTTATCGGGTACCAATTTTCAAATCTAGCTATCAATATATTGGATCTTAATTCTCTTTTCTGATTAAAGAGGAGATTTCATTAATTTAAGAGCCAGAACGACATATACAATAATTTCTTATACTTACCCCCTACATCAGTGGCCAAGTAATTTAGAAATAACCAGTATCACTTACTAGAACATTGAAGCTCACTTATCCAGTGAGCCTACAAGGCTATGACTAGTCTTCTAAcacaaaatttaaattaaatgagaaTCCCTTCTCCAgtgcactcaattgtggtgtTCAGAATTCTCTCTAACTAAGTGTAACAATACTGCATAAAATATAGACGAAAGGCTAACAAAGCCGTAATTAAAGCCAAGACTTAGCCCAAGTTGGCTGACCCGCTCTCCATGAGGCCCAAAGACCCCATCCCTCCCCCAAAGAGAGCAATCCACCCCAATAGGCCCAAGAAGGCTTTGTATCTGGCATTGACCAAATAGCGCCACCAAGCACGCTGCAGAGGCCTCCAAACGATGATTGCACGACAAGGTCTTCCAACGGCTTGCACCCGCACCACCCAACCTTGATCTGCTTCTCTAAACCATTGAAGCTAGAAGGCAAACCAAAGAACCCGCCCCAAGTCCAGCCATGTAGCATCATCGGTTGATAACCTTCATCAACGCCATCGTAGATCCACGCCGCACGAGCATAAGATCTGATCCATCCATGGTGCGCCTTTAGGGACACCATGTACATGGAATTCAGACCAAAATGTTGTCGTTGGAGCTATCTGGCCTAGAAACATTACTTggagagcttgagacgttgtcTTCCTTCATAGAAGATACGTCGTTACTAGTGGACAACCAAAGCAATAGCCAAAAATAGACATCGCAATGGGGGAGATGGACGGAGGCTGAATCCGTTACCTCCTCTTAAGTGAGAAAGAGGTCGACTGCTAGGAAATCGTCGCAGAATCATCTCTCTTTTCATTTTAGATCATAAATACTTACTGTAGACATAGATTGATTGTCGACTTTGTACACTTTCAATCTTTCATAGGCACTGAATTGATATTGTAAAAATTCACTTGTCTTTCAAATCTAAGATTTGAGACCACTTTAAGATTTAAGATTTCATACATAATCCAGActcggtttgaaactttgaatattGTTCATATCTTAAACTCATCTCAATTGAATGGTTCATAATATGCTCCTACTTGAGATGTAGGGATCAATAAATAATTAGCACTCTATACTTGTTGGCTATGAAAAACATAACAATTAGACCAATACCTAAATGGTCGTGAATTACTTAATTTGTTTGCACCTGACGACCCATGATTTGTAATTGAGCTCTATTATTAgacagaagaagaaagagagtgaTGGAGTAAGACAATAACTTGTACCAAATAAGTTAGAGAAAAGAGTACAATGATTCATTTTACATCATAGAAAGCATTATCATTGACAGTTGTAGATGAAGATGAAGTAAATGAACAAATATCCCTGTGGGGACAGATGGATGATCAGCAATCCACCTCTTCTCTGATAGATTTTCCAGTCGGTTCGAACCTCAACGATATTTCCTTAAAAGAAATATGTAATTATCATAATTTCTACAAGCAAGGTAAACCCTAGTTACATGATGAAAAAACTTAATTGATAGTCTTAACCTATATTCCTGAGTATAATCAAGAACCCCAAGTTCAAGTACAAGAAAggactttgattttttttttttttgtatatattatttttatttaagagGCTTCAATTCTCTCAAAGTGTCCTAGCCTATTGTCAGCCAATCTTGAGTGGTAGCAGATCGTTTTGTATTCGAACCATGTGAACTCTTTGTACATGCTCTGTTCCTCTTCTTTCATTACAGATGGCAATGGAGCTATCTTTTCAGTCAAGGGTGATCCCCcaaagaaaatcattgaaacCCTTGATTTTGACCCATTTGCTAAAACCCTGTGCCTCACACTTTGAAACCTCCCATTTGTCAAAACCTGCAAGACCCAATAATTAAATCCCCATTAGATGGACGATAGCTAGTTACAGAAtgcaaaaaagaacaaaacccagttCACGTTTTCACTGTTTCTTATCCATAGCAATAGGGAACTGATAGAGAAAGTAAGAATCTTTTTCTCTGCAGAAAAGTTAGAATCTTATTGGAACAGAGTAGCTGTACCTTTAGAGAATCACCAACATTGATGAAGAAGGAGTACTGGTCTGGAGGCACTGAAATCCAAGTTCCATCTCCCAAAATTTGGAGGCCAGAGGTGTTGTTGGATCTTAGTATGGAAATGATTTGAGGGTCTGTGTGCTCTCCAAATCCAACCACATTTCTGTCACTATGTTCACTCAAGCCTTGAAGCTCTGGGCATGGTGGGTAGTGATTGAGCCTGAATAAAGAGTCACTCTGTTCATCCAACAAAAACTTACTGAACACATTCCTTGGCCCAATATTCAATCCTTCAGCCATCAGGTCAAGAATCTCACAAGCCATATTCCTCACAGCTTGTATGTAATCATTCAGAGCAGAACTGCAATTTAAAACAGAGCAAAAATCAAAACACGTTATAaagaaaacaggaaaaaaaaaaaaaaagaaggccaACACAATTATTGAATTGACGAATTTCGAGTTCTAACATACCAAAACTCATCTGGGTTTGTTCCATAAACTGATTTGAATCTGTCAGAGTTGGCTTCTGTATTGGCTTTGAGAAGGAGGTACTCAACCCACCCCACATCACCATTTCTCCCAATATGCTTGCTGCCATATCCAAATGGATCAGCAGGCCCTGCTTTTTCTTTCTCAGAATCTGGCAAGGAGAAGAATTTGATGGCTTCAGATTCCAATCTGTTAATGAAATCCATGGGAACACCATGGTTGATGACTTTGAAGAATCCAAACTCCTCACAAGCCTTGACAATGAGTTGTTTGGAGTCTGGTTTGGACAGGTCTATGAGAGGGATTCCAGAGGAGGATGACTTGGAGAGCTTGAGGCTTCTGCTATAACTAGAGCAGTATTCAGTAGCTGGTTTAGACAAAAGCACCATGTTGGAGGAAAGATGAGAATGAATTGTAGAGATGAATATTGAAATATTGAAAATACGAAGGAAGTTGATATGGCTTGAGAGTAGTGTAGAGAGGTACTTTGAGTTTGAGGCAGTgtgttttggggttttggttctTGGCTATTTATAGGAGGAACAGAGAGGGAAGGGCCTTGGAATGTTCATTTAATAAACCCCCCCTAGAAGAAAATTCATATTAAAATTATGGggctttctttttccttgttaaTATCGAAAAGTCTATATTATATATTTCTTTGGTCAAATGTATATTATATGTCTTTGGACTTTCAGTGTTCATTAATATGTTGTGGAAATTTGAGtctataatataataataatatatgagTTCACTGTTATTTTACTCCCTAACCCAACTTGAATGGTGACTGTGCCCATTACACCATTTAAATGAAAGCAGTCCAGTCATGACCTCCCCAAGGGATGTAATGAGTAATGAGTATTAGTTCCACTGAA
It encodes:
- the LOC112166085 gene encoding gibberellin 2-beta-dioxygenase 1, with product MVLLSKPATEYCSSYSRSLKLSKSSSSGIPLIDLSKPDSKQLIVKACEEFGFFKVINHGVPMDFINRLESEAIKFFSLPDSEKEKAGPADPFGYGSKHIGRNGDVGWVEYLLLKANTEANSDRFKSVYGTNPDEFCSALNDYIQAVRNMACEILDLMAEGLNIGPRNVFSKFLLDEQSDSLFRLNHYPPCPELQGLSEHSDRNVVGFGEHTDPQIISILRSNNTSGLQILGDGTWISVPPDQYSFFINVGDSLKVLTNGRFQSVRHRVLANGSKSRVSMIFFGGSPLTEKIAPLPSVMKEEEQSMYKEFTWFEYKTICYHSRLADNRLGHFERIEAS